From the Aquitalea magnusonii genome, one window contains:
- a CDS encoding coniferyl aldehyde dehydrogenase, giving the protein MDTQVQQDLLSILQGMKNAQLAAGPASLELRRDRLQRSVRLIQENHQALADAISADFAHRSQYQTLLVDMVTTIKGLQHAAEHVGEWMRPQVVEAGGPGMQARIEQQALGVVGVISPWNFPINLAFGPLAGVFAAGNTAMLKPSELTPRTSDLLAELVGQYFAPHELVVVQGDADIGRAFSALPFDHLVFTGSTAVGKHVMRAAAENLVPVTLELGGKSPVVIDEDADLETAIARTLTIKAFNAGQICLSPDYLLITPAHLPGLVNAAQRFVASSYRSFQDNPDYTAIISPQHFARLQGLLEDARAKGATIISLAAAGEADADPHSRKMAPHLVLDATDDMAIMQEEIFGPLLPVMSIPGFDAALQYINAHPRPLAAYYFGHQQDKQQRFSLQTTSGALVINDVMTHAAIDSLPFGGVGASGMGAYHGLHGFKRFSHAKAVVVQSEDGASNLRLRAPHQDGLAAIKAFFQTA; this is encoded by the coding sequence ATGGACACTCAAGTACAGCAAGACTTGCTCAGCATCCTGCAAGGAATGAAAAATGCACAATTGGCCGCTGGCCCGGCCAGCCTGGAACTGCGACGTGACCGTCTGCAGCGTAGCGTACGGTTGATCCAGGAAAACCATCAGGCACTGGCGGATGCCATCAGCGCCGACTTTGCCCACCGCAGCCAGTATCAGACACTGCTGGTCGACATGGTCACCACCATCAAGGGCTTGCAACATGCTGCCGAGCATGTTGGTGAGTGGATGCGCCCGCAAGTGGTGGAAGCTGGCGGCCCTGGCATGCAGGCCCGGATCGAGCAACAAGCCCTGGGTGTGGTGGGGGTGATCAGTCCCTGGAATTTCCCCATCAACCTGGCATTCGGACCGCTAGCGGGCGTATTTGCTGCCGGTAACACCGCCATGCTCAAACCATCCGAGCTGACACCGCGCACCTCGGACCTGCTGGCCGAGCTGGTAGGTCAATACTTTGCTCCGCACGAACTGGTGGTGGTGCAGGGCGATGCGGACATTGGCCGGGCATTCAGTGCCTTGCCGTTCGATCACCTAGTGTTCACCGGCAGCACGGCTGTGGGCAAGCACGTGATGCGGGCTGCGGCTGAGAATCTGGTGCCAGTCACCCTGGAACTGGGTGGCAAATCCCCGGTAGTGATAGATGAGGATGCGGATCTGGAGACTGCCATCGCCCGTACGCTCACCATCAAGGCCTTCAATGCTGGCCAAATCTGCTTGTCGCCGGATTACTTGCTGATTACGCCAGCGCATTTGCCCGGCCTGGTGAATGCTGCGCAGCGCTTTGTCGCAAGCAGCTACCGCAGTTTTCAGGACAATCCGGACTACACCGCCATCATCAGTCCGCAGCATTTCGCACGGCTGCAGGGTTTGCTGGAAGATGCGCGGGCAAAAGGCGCCACCATCATCAGCCTAGCTGCGGCAGGGGAGGCTGATGCCGATCCGCATAGCCGAAAGATGGCTCCGCATCTGGTGCTGGATGCCACCGACGACATGGCCATCATGCAAGAAGAGATTTTTGGCCCGTTGCTGCCGGTGATGAGCATTCCCGGCTTTGATGCCGCGCTGCAATACATCAATGCACACCCGCGCCCACTCGCTGCCTACTACTTTGGCCATCAGCAGGACAAACAGCAACGCTTTAGCCTGCAGACGACATCCGGTGCCCTGGTGATCAATGACGTGATGACCCATGCTGCCATCGACAGCTTGCCCTTTGGTGGGGTAGGTGCCTCTGGTATGGGGGCCTATCACGGCCTGCATGGTTTCAAACGCTTTAGCCACGCCAAGGCTGTGGTGGTGCAAAGCGAGGACGGTGCTTCGAATCTGCGGCTGCGGGCTCCGCATCAAGACGGTTTGGCAGCAATAAAAGCCTTCTTTCAAACCGCATGA
- a CDS encoding LysR family transcriptional regulator codes for MTPLSALHVCHFLVHTALQSIDLTEETAMDLSQRTRSVLSFVNTVDAGSFTAAARKLGVSNATVSKNVAGLEQALGVRLLNRTTRKLSLTKEGAAFLQQARLALDSQDSSADAIGQDKNAISGKLRMLSTVAFGREHLLPALSDLLASHPQLAIDIDFDDRVVDVAEGGYDIVIRGSHIEDASLIARPICHLQMVLVASPAYLAQAGVPQTLAELVSHRLITRRFSAGKVCPWMFRERDDEIHTLDIAHSSLTLSSPELMTEAAVRHMGITQVAVQHAWPYLERGQLKVLLLGKHDPGPCQLVMQYHHRALISPRIKACIDHLSSRFSDIHAQNVAMDVLEQYSG; via the coding sequence ATGACACCACTATCTGCACTGCATGTCTGTCATTTTCTGGTTCATACCGCATTACAGAGCATAGATCTGACCGAGGAAACCGCTATGGATTTATCGCAGCGTACGCGTTCGGTACTGTCTTTTGTCAATACCGTGGACGCCGGTAGCTTTACGGCGGCTGCCCGGAAATTGGGTGTCTCCAATGCCACAGTCAGCAAGAATGTGGCGGGGCTTGAGCAGGCATTGGGCGTACGGCTGCTTAACCGTACCACACGCAAGTTGAGCCTGACCAAAGAAGGCGCTGCCTTTTTGCAGCAGGCACGCCTGGCCTTGGATTCACAGGATTCTTCCGCCGATGCCATTGGGCAGGATAAGAATGCAATCAGCGGAAAGCTTCGTATGTTGAGTACGGTTGCCTTTGGCCGTGAGCATCTGCTGCCAGCCTTGTCCGACTTGCTTGCCAGCCATCCGCAACTGGCAATCGACATTGATTTTGACGACCGGGTCGTGGATGTGGCTGAGGGTGGCTACGATATCGTGATACGCGGCAGCCATATTGAGGATGCAAGCTTGATTGCCAGACCTATCTGTCATCTGCAGATGGTTCTGGTGGCATCACCGGCTTATCTTGCTCAGGCTGGTGTACCGCAAACATTGGCAGAGCTTGTCAGTCACCGCTTGATTACAAGGCGCTTTTCCGCGGGTAAGGTTTGCCCCTGGATGTTCCGGGAGCGGGATGACGAAATTCACACGCTGGATATTGCCCACAGCAGCTTGACCCTGTCATCGCCTGAGCTAATGACTGAAGCAGCTGTCCGGCATATGGGCATTACGCAAGTAGCGGTACAGCATGCATGGCCTTATCTTGAACGCGGACAGTTGAAGGTCCTGTTACTGGGCAAGCACGACCCGGGGCCTTGTCAGCTTGTAATGCAATACCACCATCGTGCGTTGATCTCCCCCCGCATCAAGGCTTGCATAGACCACTTGTCGAGCAGGTTTTCCGATATTCATGCACAGAATGTCGCTATGGATGTACTTGAACAGTACTCTGGTTGA
- a CDS encoding organic hydroperoxide resistance protein: MLSNVLYQTEATATGGRDGYARTRDGSLNIWLGLPRELGGKDVGNNPEQLFAAGYAACFLSAMKTVSALSKGAHPKVPDNARVTAQVGIGPRTEGGYGLAISLSIELPAIEREQAEALVAAAHATCPYSNAVRGNIDVALHVL; encoded by the coding sequence ATGCTGAGTAATGTTCTGTATCAAACCGAAGCCACTGCAACCGGCGGTCGTGATGGCTATGCGCGTACCCGTGATGGCTCTTTGAATATCTGGTTGGGCCTGCCGCGTGAGCTGGGTGGCAAGGATGTTGGCAACAATCCGGAACAACTGTTTGCAGCTGGCTATGCCGCCTGCTTTCTCAGCGCCATGAAAACAGTGTCGGCGCTGAGCAAGGGAGCGCATCCCAAGGTGCCAGACAATGCCCGCGTTACTGCCCAGGTGGGAATTGGTCCGCGTACTGAAGGCGGCTATGGCCTGGCCATCAGCCTGAGTATCGAGCTGCCGGCCATTGAGCGGGAGCAGGCTGAGGCGCTGGTCGCCGCTGCACACGCCACCTGCCCATACTCGAATGCAGTGCGAGGCAACATCGACGTTGCATTACACGTGCTTTGA
- a CDS encoding methyl-accepting chemotaxis protein: MINEATARISEALRICGGEASSELRDISEFFKAINRNQAIVEFDLHGIIVEANDNFLRLFGFKRDMLIGKHHHAIWIESQVNSGEYDALWKALCNGEAVSGEFHRKKASGEDIYIQAYYNPLLNEDGAPYRIIKFTADITARKKAQHEDQGKVAAVEQSQCVIEFDLDGRIVAVNDIFLRLMGYSHEGVIGQHHSMFCPVEVSQSDSYESFWNALRDGRAQCGEFQRLNHRHQPVWLQATYTPILGLDGKPFKVVKYATDITAAKEKALEDEGKVNAISRSQGVIEFDMAGIVQQANQNFLKLMGYELDEIKGQHHRLFVTEEEAESPAYRAFWQKMNKGEFDAGEYLRIGKNGKRIWIQATYNPIFDLEGKPVKVVKYCSDITSEKQDAQENRSRLKAVSESLCYAELDRESNFIQCNEQLCQVLGYTHSEMLGKGLQKLLFEEDQGSAANQDIWRELHRGHVYCGEMRVQAAGRQEVWISLNLTPVTGLAGELSKVILLARDITKEKLERLETEGKLSAINRAQAVIEFDLSGKVLGANDNFLALMGYRLEQIQGMHHRMFVDPQEISKADYQNFWERLARGEFFSGEYKRIANGGKEVWIQATYNPVLNPSGQPIKVVKIASDITQAKLHNAEYRAKVDAINAGQAMVEFDLQGNILTANRNFLAAMGYTLREIQGHHHSIFCTAEYTHSAEYRDFWLSLSEGKFVSGRFHRVGKFSRDVWIQATYNPILDLNGAVCKIIKYAYDVTKEVQMEREISQKSREMADSVSILVESINMVATLSGQASVLSGQAASVASEGSQALEQSLQLIAKIRRSADRIAEIVGVISEIANQTNLLAFNAAIEAARAGQHGVGFSVVAAEVRKLAERCSKAAQEITEQVQLADGQVDQGIEASQRAASNFKGIHHGVEQTASSIQEIVDVTRRQAELTTEVKHLITSLARNSGNTGSN; this comes from the coding sequence ATGATCAATGAAGCCACTGCCCGCATCAGCGAGGCACTACGCATTTGCGGGGGAGAAGCCTCCAGTGAACTGCGGGACATATCCGAATTCTTCAAAGCCATCAACCGCAATCAAGCCATCGTGGAGTTTGATTTGCACGGCATCATTGTTGAAGCCAATGATAATTTCTTGCGCTTGTTTGGTTTCAAGCGGGATATGCTGATTGGCAAACACCACCACGCCATCTGGATTGAATCGCAGGTCAACAGCGGTGAATACGATGCACTATGGAAAGCCTTGTGCAATGGGGAGGCCGTCAGCGGCGAGTTTCACCGCAAGAAAGCCAGCGGCGAAGATATTTACATCCAGGCGTATTACAACCCGCTGCTCAATGAAGATGGTGCCCCCTACAGGATCATCAAATTCACAGCGGACATCACCGCGCGGAAAAAAGCCCAGCACGAAGATCAAGGCAAGGTAGCCGCAGTTGAACAATCGCAATGCGTTATCGAATTTGACCTGGATGGTCGGATCGTCGCGGTCAACGACATTTTCCTGAGGTTGATGGGTTACTCGCACGAAGGGGTAATCGGCCAACATCACAGCATGTTCTGCCCAGTAGAAGTTTCCCAAAGCGATTCCTATGAATCTTTCTGGAATGCGCTGCGTGATGGACGAGCTCAATGCGGAGAGTTCCAGCGTCTGAATCACCGCCACCAGCCCGTATGGTTGCAGGCAACCTATACGCCCATCCTGGGACTGGATGGCAAACCTTTCAAAGTGGTGAAGTACGCCACAGACATTACCGCAGCCAAAGAAAAAGCCCTGGAAGATGAAGGCAAGGTGAATGCGATTTCCCGCTCCCAGGGCGTCATCGAATTCGATATGGCAGGTATTGTCCAGCAGGCAAACCAGAACTTCCTGAAACTGATGGGCTATGAGCTGGATGAAATCAAGGGCCAGCATCATCGTTTGTTTGTGACTGAGGAAGAGGCAGAGAGCCCTGCCTATCGGGCATTCTGGCAGAAAATGAACAAGGGTGAGTTTGATGCTGGCGAGTATCTGCGTATCGGCAAAAATGGCAAGCGCATCTGGATACAAGCCACTTACAATCCTATCTTTGACTTGGAGGGAAAGCCGGTCAAGGTGGTGAAATATTGTAGTGACATCACTTCGGAAAAGCAGGATGCGCAGGAGAACCGCAGCCGTTTGAAGGCCGTCAGCGAAAGTCTGTGCTACGCCGAACTTGATCGTGAAAGCAATTTCATTCAGTGCAACGAACAACTTTGCCAGGTTCTGGGCTATACCCATTCCGAAATGCTTGGGAAGGGTTTGCAAAAACTGCTTTTTGAAGAAGATCAGGGCAGCGCAGCCAATCAGGACATCTGGCGCGAGTTACACCGTGGCCATGTCTACTGCGGTGAAATGCGCGTTCAGGCTGCAGGACGGCAAGAGGTATGGATCAGCCTTAACTTGACTCCCGTCACCGGCCTGGCAGGAGAATTGTCCAAAGTGATTCTTCTGGCGCGAGACATCACCAAAGAGAAACTGGAACGGCTGGAAACCGAGGGAAAACTGTCAGCCATCAATCGAGCCCAGGCGGTGATTGAGTTTGACCTGAGCGGTAAGGTACTCGGCGCCAATGATAATTTCCTGGCCTTGATGGGCTATCGCCTGGAGCAGATCCAGGGAATGCATCACCGGATGTTTGTTGATCCTCAAGAAATATCCAAAGCAGATTACCAGAACTTCTGGGAGCGTCTGGCGCGCGGGGAATTCTTCTCGGGCGAATACAAGCGGATTGCCAATGGCGGAAAAGAAGTATGGATTCAGGCTACCTACAATCCGGTTCTCAATCCCAGCGGCCAGCCAATCAAGGTGGTGAAGATTGCCAGTGATATTACCCAGGCCAAACTGCACAATGCCGAATACCGGGCCAAGGTAGATGCCATCAACGCTGGACAAGCCATGGTGGAATTCGACCTGCAAGGTAATATCCTGACGGCAAACCGTAATTTCCTCGCTGCCATGGGCTATACGCTGCGAGAAATCCAGGGGCATCACCACAGCATTTTCTGCACCGCTGAATATACCCATAGCGCTGAATATCGCGACTTCTGGTTAAGTCTGAGTGAAGGAAAGTTCGTCAGTGGCCGCTTTCACCGGGTGGGTAAATTCAGCCGCGATGTATGGATTCAGGCCACATACAATCCCATTCTCGATCTGAACGGTGCAGTCTGCAAAATCATCAAATACGCTTATGACGTCACCAAAGAAGTGCAGATGGAGCGTGAAATCTCGCAGAAATCACGCGAAATGGCAGACAGCGTCAGTATCCTGGTGGAAAGCATCAATATGGTGGCAACCCTCTCCGGACAAGCTTCAGTTCTTTCCGGGCAGGCCGCATCCGTGGCCAGTGAGGGAAGTCAGGCACTGGAACAATCCTTGCAACTGATTGCAAAGATACGCCGTAGTGCTGATCGCATCGCAGAGATTGTCGGTGTAATCAGTGAAATTGCCAATCAGACAAACCTGCTGGCATTCAATGCAGCCATCGAAGCGGCACGGGCGGGTCAGCACGGTGTAGGTTTTTCTGTCGTGGCAGCCGAAGTCCGCAAACTGGCAGAACGCTGCTCCAAAGCGGCACAGGAAATCACCGAGCAGGTTCAGCTGGCAGACGGCCAGGTAGATCAGGGCATCGAGGCCAGTCAGCGTGCCGCCAGCAACTTCAAGGGAATTCACCATGGTGTAGAGCAGACAGCAAGCAGCATTCAGGAAATTGTCGATGTTACCCGGCGCCAGGCAGAGCTGACCACGGAGGTAAAACACTTGATTACTTCGCTTGCCCGCAACAGCGGCAATACCGGGAGCAATTAA
- a CDS encoding type 1 glutamine amidotransferase domain-containing protein — MKVLMVLTSHDQLGNTGKKTGFWLEEFAAPYYVFRDAGVELVLASPLGGQPPLDPKSDLPEFQTELTHRFKADAQARQELASTVRLTEVRHEDFDAVFYPGGHGPLWDLAESAQSIALIESFERAGKPIGFVCHAPGVLRHVKSRDGKPLVAGRKVTGFTNSEEDAVELTDVVPFLIEDEFKHLQAIYQKGPDWAPFIVTDGTLVTGQNPASSEGVAQVLLQMLG, encoded by the coding sequence ATGAAAGTATTAATGGTGCTGACTTCACACGATCAACTTGGCAATACCGGTAAGAAAACCGGCTTCTGGCTGGAAGAATTTGCAGCACCTTACTATGTATTCAGGGATGCTGGCGTGGAACTGGTGCTGGCATCACCGCTAGGTGGCCAGCCACCGCTGGACCCCAAGAGCGACCTGCCAGAATTCCAGACCGAACTGACTCACCGTTTCAAGGCTGATGCGCAGGCCCGGCAGGAACTGGCCAGTACCGTGCGCTTGACCGAGGTAAGGCATGAGGATTTCGATGCGGTGTTTTACCCCGGCGGTCACGGCCCCTTGTGGGATCTGGCGGAATCAGCACAGTCCATTGCACTGATCGAATCGTTTGAGCGTGCTGGCAAGCCGATTGGTTTTGTTTGCCATGCCCCTGGTGTACTGCGTCATGTCAAATCCCGTGATGGCAAGCCGCTGGTGGCTGGTCGCAAGGTGACGGGTTTTACCAATAGCGAAGAAGATGCGGTTGAGCTGACTGATGTTGTGCCTTTCCTTATTGAGGATGAGTTCAAGCATCTGCAAGCCATCTACCAGAAGGGCCCGGACTGGGCACCGTTCATCGTGACAGATGGCACCCTTGTCACAGGGCAGAATCCGGCAAGCTCCGAAGGTGTTGCGCAAGTGCTGTTGCAAATGCTTGGCTAA
- a CDS encoding chemotaxis protein CheW, with product MASRRYGIFAVDDSLLALDIECLREVVPCPVLNTMPGRHPALKGCFSLRGVLIPVIDLRDLMSAGSESAILDNVVVVTTRNRVLGLLASDVQQVVDCEAQLVVDSDKEHIITGGFTLPGEQRPVSVIDADRLCALPGIPVTEQGQAKPDMADNNTIGSTIHHLMLMSSGGVPLAIDATVVHTIILNPVIESSPIKSGFCLGIIRYQNLRIPVLSLLGALGIDQPGAPPRQAFVIRYDDCYLAFTVENIFDVVKLEQFHPMPLPARSFKEAANFIGVVSVRDLPVDTLGINGDSQQHFLLIADTQLRNRQTLRDIAHITMPDKAAQADTLQAADGSGGKQTLHVLTVDVNGEIACRVDQVLQILPWSEGKLLTCSGGKQAGLVVSREQAIPTFCLSSVLGVAQSPVSNTASILVVQTECGIVGFSVPRLITIDNGRPIPQAESSSTSDEKAWVADAASGHVSLQTAHGPRLLTLLDLQKLGQYCLSQ from the coding sequence GTGGCATCCCGTCGCTACGGAATCTTTGCCGTCGACGATAGCCTGCTGGCACTCGATATCGAATGCCTGAGAGAAGTGGTGCCTTGCCCGGTACTCAATACCATGCCAGGACGACACCCAGCGCTGAAAGGTTGTTTCAGCCTGCGCGGTGTGCTGATTCCTGTCATCGATCTTCGGGATTTGATGTCAGCTGGAAGTGAGTCGGCAATACTGGATAACGTAGTTGTGGTCACCACACGCAATCGCGTGCTTGGTCTGTTGGCATCGGATGTTCAGCAGGTGGTCGATTGTGAAGCGCAACTGGTTGTGGATAGTGACAAGGAGCACATCATTACCGGCGGCTTCACCCTGCCGGGAGAACAGCGACCTGTCAGTGTGATTGATGCTGACAGATTGTGTGCCTTGCCGGGCATTCCGGTTACCGAGCAAGGGCAGGCCAAACCCGACATGGCGGATAACAACACCATTGGCAGTACAATCCATCATCTGATGCTGATGAGTAGTGGTGGGGTGCCGCTTGCCATTGACGCCACCGTTGTTCACACCATCATCCTCAACCCTGTCATTGAAAGCTCACCGATAAAGTCCGGTTTTTGTCTGGGCATCATCCGTTATCAGAATTTGCGTATTCCCGTACTCAGTTTGCTCGGAGCATTGGGCATAGACCAGCCAGGCGCGCCTCCCAGGCAGGCCTTTGTCATCCGCTATGATGATTGCTATCTTGCATTTACCGTTGAAAACATCTTCGACGTCGTCAAACTGGAGCAGTTTCATCCCATGCCACTGCCAGCACGCTCTTTCAAGGAGGCTGCCAACTTTATTGGAGTGGTGTCTGTCCGTGATTTACCGGTCGACACGCTTGGCATCAACGGCGACAGCCAGCAACACTTTCTGTTGATTGCCGATACCCAGCTGCGCAACCGGCAAACACTGCGGGATATCGCTCACATCACCATGCCGGATAAAGCTGCCCAAGCGGATACGCTGCAAGCAGCAGATGGCTCCGGAGGAAAACAAACCCTGCATGTTCTGACTGTGGACGTGAATGGTGAGATTGCCTGCCGGGTGGATCAAGTCTTGCAAATCCTGCCATGGTCTGAAGGTAAATTACTGACCTGCTCCGGAGGGAAGCAGGCAGGCCTGGTCGTCAGTCGTGAACAAGCCATCCCGACTTTTTGTCTCAGCTCGGTACTAGGCGTGGCACAATCCCCTGTCAGCAATACCGCCAGTATTCTGGTGGTACAAACAGAATGCGGCATCGTCGGTTTTTCAGTACCCCGGCTGATTACCATCGACAATGGCCGCCCGATTCCTCAGGCAGAATCATCATCAACATCAGACGAAAAAGCATGGGTAGCAGATGCTGCATCAGGCCATGTCTCACTGCAAACAGCCCATGGACCTCGTTTACTCACCTTGCTTGATTTGCAAAAACTGGGGCAATACTGCCTGAGCCAATAA
- a CDS encoding LysR family transcriptional regulator, with the protein MSLVRLRTFIEVYRQHSISGAARSLNLTQPAVSQHIAGLEVAIGRPLFERQSQGVLPTAAADELAADIGDKLDAAEAALSTARARSADIAGNLHIIGHADFLAEKLAPALVPLLQEDIRVRLHAGDGPMVTQMLLEEHYDLGVSAHPVTDTRLKGELILSDRIMLVAAPEVARRLRTAKDLGVALQAEPLLAYNLERSLIDHWLEKNRIHAPGLIPALTGQDLRGLRSLLSQGFGWTLLPHYLCKSHLQSGELEEIAPPLGHTEIRYYLIWLPSKLRKPRVAHARQTLLWQLAEKTGKTE; encoded by the coding sequence ATGTCGCTCGTTCGTCTCAGAACCTTTATCGAGGTGTACCGCCAGCACTCGATCAGTGGCGCCGCCAGAAGCCTTAACCTGACCCAGCCGGCGGTGTCGCAACATATAGCCGGTCTGGAAGTTGCCATCGGGCGGCCCTTGTTTGAAAGGCAAAGCCAGGGCGTGCTGCCGACTGCTGCGGCAGATGAGCTGGCTGCAGATATCGGCGACAAGCTGGATGCGGCAGAGGCGGCCCTGTCCACGGCGCGGGCACGCTCGGCCGATATCGCAGGCAATCTGCATATCATCGGTCATGCCGACTTCCTGGCGGAAAAGCTGGCCCCTGCCCTCGTTCCCTTGCTCCAAGAGGACATTCGTGTACGACTGCATGCTGGCGATGGGCCGATGGTGACGCAGATGCTGCTGGAGGAACACTACGACCTGGGCGTCTCTGCTCATCCAGTCACGGATACCCGGCTGAAGGGAGAGCTGATACTGAGTGACCGGATTATGCTGGTCGCCGCGCCAGAAGTTGCCCGACGGCTGAGAACTGCCAAAGATCTGGGAGTGGCGCTGCAGGCTGAACCCTTGCTCGCCTACAATCTGGAGCGCTCCCTGATTGACCACTGGCTGGAGAAAAACCGCATTCATGCACCAGGGCTTATCCCGGCACTGACCGGTCAGGATCTGCGCGGCTTGCGCAGCCTTCTCAGCCAGGGGTTTGGCTGGACGCTGCTGCCGCACTATTTGTGCAAATCACATTTGCAAAGTGGCGAGCTGGAGGAAATAGCCCCTCCGCTGGGCCACACGGAAATCCGCTACTACCTGATCTGGCTGCCAAGTAAATTACGCAAGCCACGCGTGGCACATGCGCGACAAACACTGCTGTGGCAACTGGCTGAAAAAACAGGAAAGACAGAATAA
- a CDS encoding methyl-accepting chemotaxis protein has product MALVKKTPVKVEADPEVKKLVGQNSLREAEAQRRKARTLAKQQQAAERIAAACSQLASGINQAASAAEELRRASDQIASGAEQASGAAQQSLRAIDHMSRDIAEQKVAANTAKGKAEAMQQIARQINGSVSLTIGNIRLAAERQKTSTQMVGELERQASNIGDIVKAVARIADQTNLLALNAAIEAARAGKHGKGFAVVADEVRTLAETSEKSAKEIQELVSQIQQEVNVISTRINQAATTIEQEVDRSTVITNQLEVIRLACQDIAADAATLLNAASESEKAGEQAMQGAEAIAAAAEEQSAACEESNKTVGEQSLALSECEQAAQSLSELSDELKNSTDINKSAEDVAAAAEELSASIQEINRSSSQVMLALDQIRKGAQQQAAATAQSSSAINQIESGLKLTEARCQSSLEKANNIQELLDENKKLIDSLIKVIGDSVSDSQGSLKQIKDLALISRRIDKIVDAITTVSIQTNMLAVNGAIEAARAGEFGKGFVVVATDIRNLAHDSAENADRIKDMVKDIQDQVGFVQRDIEEIMQGAISEADKAKVVVQDMQQIEIDVADILSSNRSALDKSQLIVAMVSEVKGGVEQIAGASAEAEKAAEQASVAAKQQAQGAEELSAAIEEIASLADELQSNG; this is encoded by the coding sequence ATGGCTTTGGTTAAAAAGACACCGGTCAAGGTTGAAGCCGACCCGGAGGTGAAGAAGCTGGTCGGTCAGAACAGTTTGCGTGAGGCAGAAGCACAGCGTCGCAAGGCCAGAACACTGGCCAAGCAGCAACAGGCGGCCGAACGCATTGCTGCCGCCTGTTCACAACTGGCTTCCGGCATCAACCAGGCAGCTTCAGCGGCAGAAGAACTGCGCCGGGCCAGTGACCAGATTGCAAGTGGTGCGGAACAGGCATCCGGTGCTGCCCAGCAGTCCTTGCGCGCCATTGACCATATGAGCCGGGATATTGCCGAGCAGAAAGTCGCAGCCAATACCGCCAAGGGCAAGGCAGAGGCCATGCAGCAGATTGCCCGCCAGATTAATGGCTCGGTATCGCTGACCATCGGCAATATCAGGCTGGCTGCCGAACGGCAGAAGACTTCGACCCAGATGGTGGGTGAGCTGGAGCGCCAGGCTTCGAATATTGGCGATATCGTCAAGGCAGTTGCGCGTATTGCAGACCAAACCAATCTGCTGGCCTTGAATGCTGCTATCGAAGCTGCACGTGCCGGCAAGCATGGCAAAGGGTTTGCCGTAGTGGCCGATGAAGTGCGTACGCTGGCTGAAACCTCGGAAAAAAGTGCCAAGGAAATCCAGGAGCTGGTCTCGCAAATCCAGCAAGAAGTCAATGTGATTTCCACCCGTATCAATCAGGCTGCCACCACCATTGAGCAGGAGGTAGACAGAAGCACTGTGATTACCAACCAGCTGGAGGTGATTCGCCTGGCTTGTCAGGATATTGCCGCGGATGCCGCAACCCTGCTGAATGCTGCAAGCGAGTCGGAAAAGGCTGGTGAGCAAGCCATGCAGGGCGCTGAGGCGATTGCAGCCGCGGCCGAAGAGCAGTCTGCAGCTTGCGAGGAGAGCAACAAAACCGTTGGCGAGCAAAGCCTGGCCCTGTCCGAGTGCGAGCAGGCCGCGCAAAGTCTGTCTGAACTGTCGGATGAGCTGAAGAACTCCACCGATATCAACAAGAGCGCGGAAGACGTGGCGGCTGCCGCCGAAGAGTTGTCTGCCAGCATCCAGGAAATCAACCGTTCCAGTTCCCAGGTCATGCTGGCGCTGGACCAGATTCGCAAAGGTGCCCAGCAACAGGCCGCAGCCACTGCACAATCATCTTCCGCCATCAACCAGATCGAGTCCGGATTGAAGCTGACCGAGGCTCGCTGCCAATCCTCGCTGGAAAAAGCCAACAACATCCAGGAATTGCTGGATGAGAACAAGAAGCTGATTGACAGCCTTATCAAGGTAATCGGGGATTCAGTGTCCGATAGTCAGGGCAGTCTCAAGCAAATCAAGGATCTGGCACTGATTTCACGCCGTATCGACAAGATTGTGGATGCCATTACCACGGTGTCGATCCAGACAAACATGCTGGCGGTGAATGGTGCGATTGAAGCTGCGCGCGCAGGCGAGTTCGGCAAGGGCTTTGTGGTGGTGGCGACGGATATCCGTAATCTGGCGCATGACTCGGCCGAGAATGCCGACCGCATCAAGGACATGGTGAAGGACATCCAGGACCAGGTCGGCTTTGTGCAGCGGGATATCGAAGAAATCATGCAAGGTGCCATCTCGGAGGCCGACAAAGCCAAAGTCGTGGTGCAGGACATGCAGCAAATTGAAATCGATGTTGCCGATATCCTTTCCAGCAACAGGTCAGCGCTGGATAAGTCGCAGCTGATTGTTGCCATGGTGAGTGAAGTAAAAGGCGGTGTCGAACAGATTGCCGGCGCATCCGCCGAAGCCGAGAAGGCGGCGGAGCAGGCGAGTGTGGCAGCCAAACAGCAAGCACAAGGCGCAGAGGAGCTGTCGGCTGCAATCGAGGAAATCGCCTCTCTGGCTGATGAGTTGCAGAGCAACGGCTAA